TTCCAGTCGGTAAAGACGGAAATCCCATGCACCGTCTGTGTGCCTGTTGGATCATCATCCAGGACAATGATTTTCCGGTCAAACTGCTTGAATTCACTCTGCAGGGCTTTCTCGATGGCTTGTAAATCCGCTTTGGGGTAGGATTTCAGAATTTCACAACTGATGGACAATAGTTGTTTCACTTCAGCACTCCTTTTGTTGAACTATTTTGCGGTGATCCGTATTGAAAGGATTTCGATCTTGAAAGAGCATTTATGTCTGACTCAGTTTAAACAACGGGTCACTGATTGATTTTAAACCTTTTTCATCGGTCCTCACAATATGGGTAGAAGGTTTAGGTTTTATGGCTGTATTTCTCGAAGGGATCTTTGTGATTTTAAGAATATTGAAGCAGATTTAAAATATTTTTGCAATAAATCAGGAAATAGCGGATTTGTATTTTTTCTTTAAAAGAGTCATTTCTATTGTCAGTTTTTAAAATTGGCCAATATAGTAACCTGCATTATAGGATTGGAAATTACTATCATGAGGCAATAAGAATGAATTAGATCTTTTTTACTATATGCCAGCCATTCATCTACCATGTTTTTTTTCGTCATAACTCTCAAGCAGATTCCATTATTTCTGATTCCAGAGACAAGGGATAGGAGGAGCGTTCATCAAATGTTTCCTGTCATATACAAGAATATCCAGAGGTCTTTTTAAGACGGGATAAATATCTTTTCTGATAGAACGGCCTATCTCTATTGTTCTCATTTGTGGGTTTTCCAGAATAATACAAAGATCAATATCACTATCTTCTGTTTGTGTCATATTTGTATATGATCCAAACAGCAATATTCTTGCGTGATTATATTGAGATCTTAAGGTTTCGACAGCTGTTCATAAATCTTTCTCACCCAATAAGCTTTACAATTGAATCATTGACCCCTGATAATAAGACATCTTTCTCAATGGACAAAAAAATGATCAAAAATAATATCATAATCTTCAATCCTTCCGCCGGGAAGGGAGCTGCTCTCAGGAAGCTGCCTCAGGTCGAAGCCTTCTTCAAAAAAGAAGAAATCAATTACACCTTGAAATATACCGAATCTGCCGGGCACGCCATCGAGCTGGCCTCCGCCAGCGCCCGGGAACCCGATACGGCCATCATTGCCGCCGGTGGGGATGGAACCTGCAACGAAGTGCTCAACGGTCTTATGAACGGGAAGGGCGATGCGACCCCTCTCTTCGGGGTTCTGCCCATGGGCCGGGGCAATGATTTTTCCTATGGAGGTCATGTTCCGGCAAGACTGGAAGAGGCCCTGGAAGTCATAAAGAAGGGCAACTCTTCTCCCCTCGATCTTGGCATCATCAAAGGCGGGGATTATCCGGAAGGACGGTATTTCGGGAATGGAGTGGGTGTCGGATTTGATACGATAGTCGGACTGGAAGCCGCGAAAATGCCCCATGTTCATGACGCCTT
The Oceanispirochaeta sp. DNA segment above includes these coding regions:
- a CDS encoding diacylglycerol kinase family protein, producing MIKNNIIIFNPSAGKGAALRKLPQVEAFFKKEEINYTLKYTESAGHAIELASASAREPDTAIIAAGGDGTCNEVLNGLMNGKGDATPLFGVLPMGRGNDFSYGGHVPARLEEALEVIKKGNSSPLDLGIIKGGDYPEGRYFGNGVGVGFDTIVGLEAAKMPHVHDAFAYVIGTLKTLIKFSASPEVELQYKGEKTVRRAIQVSIMNGNRMGGLFYMAPEAVNNDGLLDLCMVDHLTRFKLLKTIVHYTKGTQRGLPGITMDQADHFLMKALKGGFVVHADGETICKDGKKLEISCIPSPIRIIHT